In a single window of the Synergistaceae bacterium genome:
- a CDS encoding amino acid ABC transporter permease — protein sequence MFITVFRATPLVVELFMIFFALPCIFPALKDMTPFQAVVLSLIFNTSAFMAESFRAALESVDRGQIEACYSIGMTKRQAMMRVILPQAFVVAVPSIGNHFIGIIKGTALGFTVGLADVMGTAKMEAALSLRFFEAYLCVTVVYLVIVLAVEFVLRLIERRLAKLY from the coding sequence GTGTTCATTACGGTGTTCAGGGCGACTCCTCTTGTTGTTGAATTGTTCATGATATTCTTTGCGCTTCCCTGCATTTTTCCGGCATTGAAGGACATGACTCCGTTTCAGGCTGTCGTACTGAGTCTGATCTTCAACACTTCTGCATTCATGGCCGAAAGTTTCCGGGCTGCGCTTGAGTCTGTTGACAGGGGACAAATTGAGGCGTGTTACTCAATCGGAATGACCAAGCGTCAGGCGATGATGAGGGTGATACTTCCTCAGGCTTTCGTTGTCGCTGTCCCGTCAATCGGGAATCACTTTATCGGAATCATAAAGGGTACGGCATTGGGCTTCACTGTCGGGCTTGCTGATGTCATGGGTACTGCGAAAATGGAGGCGGCATTGAGCCTGAGATTCTTTGAGGCATATTTGTGCGTTACGGTTGTATATCTCGTTATAGTTTTAGCGGTTGAATTTGTGTTGCGGCTTATCGAGCGGAGGCTTGCGAAATTGTATTAG
- a CDS encoding glycosyltransferase has protein sequence MKILHIAHAYYPHVGGVETSARQIAEGSAARGHEVTMLCFDDKNEKEVVNGVNVIRVKPLFRVGSASISWRYFREYMRLSKDADIIHFHVPNPMGELPFCLLKRGKARTLCTYHLDPVRPKAFVFLYTRLLNLFMKKVDVICPTSPYYIVSSKIIENYLEKCRTIPLGVDVKSFQNVSAEKIAEAEKVVSTLKRPRILFCGRFAYFKGIPTLLDAMTFLPEYSLVMVGDGKKRPETEEQIDRLGLRDRVILAGMQTGEFYRAFFHVADIFAFPSTWPESFGIVGIEALAAGLPIVTTEIWAGSSYYNEDGKTGIIVPPQDPHALAEAIRTILSNPEMHKTMSENARIRADKFAIERMPERYEEVYSFLMRKNEHKDSNQ, from the coding sequence GTGAAAATTCTTCACATAGCACACGCATATTATCCTCATGTCGGAGGGGTTGAGACTTCAGCAAGGCAGATTGCCGAGGGAAGCGCGGCGCGGGGTCATGAAGTAACAATGCTCTGTTTTGACGATAAGAACGAGAAAGAGGTCGTAAACGGCGTAAATGTCATTAGGGTAAAGCCTCTGTTCAGAGTCGGGAGCGCGTCAATTTCATGGCGTTATTTCCGAGAATATATGAGACTCTCAAAGGACGCGGACATCATTCACTTCCATGTGCCGAATCCAATGGGCGAGCTTCCTTTCTGCCTTCTGAAACGCGGAAAAGCCCGGACGCTCTGCACGTATCATCTTGACCCCGTGAGGCCGAAAGCGTTTGTGTTCCTGTACACGCGCCTGCTAAACTTGTTCATGAAGAAGGTTGATGTGATATGCCCTACATCGCCGTACTATATAGTGTCGTCAAAAATCATCGAGAACTATCTCGAAAAGTGCCGGACTATTCCTCTTGGCGTTGATGTGAAAAGTTTTCAGAATGTATCAGCCGAAAAAATCGCCGAGGCCGAAAAAGTCGTGTCAACCCTCAAAAGGCCGAGAATATTATTCTGCGGAAGGTTCGCATACTTCAAGGGGATTCCGACTCTGCTTGACGCGATGACATTTCTGCCGGAATATTCGCTTGTGATGGTCGGAGACGGCAAGAAGCGTCCTGAGACAGAGGAACAGATTGACAGACTCGGACTCCGCGACAGGGTGATACTTGCGGGAATGCAGACGGGAGAATTTTACCGGGCATTCTTCCATGTGGCTGACATTTTCGCGTTCCCGTCAACATGGCCGGAGTCTTTCGGGATTGTCGGAATAGAGGCACTTGCGGCAGGGCTTCCGATTGTTACGACAGAGATTTGGGCGGGGTCATCGTACTACAATGAAGACGGCAAAACGGGAATCATTGTCCCCCCGCAAGACCCTCACGCCCTAGCCGAGGCAATCAGAACGATACTCAGCAACCCGGAAATGCACAAAACAATGTCTGAGAACGCAAGAATACGCGCTGACAAATTCGCCATTGAGAGAATGCCGGAGCGTTATGAGGAAGTATATTCATTCCTGATGAGGAAAAATGAGCATAAAGACTCTAATCAATAA
- a CDS encoding amino acid ABC transporter ATP-binding protein: protein MLKISQLTKTFGTLQILRGVNLTLESGKVMAVIGPSGTGKSTLLRCINFLERPDSGTIEIDGVKIDASAAKSSDIYRLRRKTSMVFQNYNLFRNMTAIENVMEPMITVQKIDRKKAESRARDLLAKVGLADKENFYPRKMSGGQQQRVGIARAVASDADVILFDEPTSSLDPELTGEVLEVIRRLAKTNITMLIVTHEMKFAREIADTMIFLEGGVVAGQGSPSEIFEHSGNERIRRFVSMAMEG from the coding sequence TTGCTCAAAATCTCACAGCTCACAAAAACATTCGGCACCCTTCAGATTCTCAGAGGTGTAAATCTCACGCTTGAGTCCGGCAAAGTCATGGCCGTAATAGGGCCTTCAGGAACGGGGAAATCAACCCTTCTCCGCTGCATAAATTTTCTCGAACGCCCCGACTCCGGCACAATCGAAATTGACGGCGTGAAAATTGACGCTTCAGCCGCAAAATCATCCGACATATACAGATTACGGCGCAAAACATCAATGGTATTTCAGAATTACAACCTGTTCCGAAACATGACAGCCATCGAAAACGTTATGGAGCCTATGATTACAGTACAGAAAATTGACAGGAAGAAAGCAGAGTCACGCGCAAGAGACCTTCTCGCAAAAGTCGGACTCGCTGACAAAGAAAATTTTTACCCCCGCAAAATGTCAGGAGGCCAGCAGCAGAGAGTCGGAATTGCACGGGCTGTAGCTTCTGACGCTGACGTTATACTTTTTGACGAGCCGACAAGCTCACTTGACCCCGAATTAACCGGTGAAGTACTCGAAGTAATACGCCGTCTCGCAAAAACTAACATCACAATGCTAATCGTTACGCATGAGATGAAATTCGCACGTGAGATTGCCGACACGATGATATTTCTTGAGGGCGGAGTCGTTGCAGGGCAGGGAAGTCCCTCGGAGATATTCGAGCATTCCGGCAATGAGCGTATACGGCGATTCGTCAGCATGGCTATGGAGGGGTAA
- a CDS encoding glycosyltransferase family 9 protein: MNVLICTGPGIGDMAQKLPMASAIKSQYPDANIDFIMNRPPQNWTARNQVSQDVNIQVLQCQPYVRNLYWYNVRHPLHCAKLLFQLRMNHYDLGFDRDSGINNRGKRPSLWMYRIMRWGGVKKIAGYLKDYADIFVDVPERTHFLERDRLTLNAAGITAPMTIKTIDESKLDFSFPGCERLRESQKIVGLSVGTNSYPWTLGGKTIMYDVKSWPYEKWRELAGMLAEKNIDVVILGGKKEMNELAEKNITFPENEHIHNLIGQTTLKQSLAVLSLCSLAVGAEGGMMHCASGLGVKTLTVFGGSDYKIWTPAGGDIVSLNLPCSPCFSTQRAAECKYHRCLEEIGTDTVFRRIMEL, encoded by the coding sequence ATGAACGTATTAATCTGCACAGGGCCGGGGATCGGCGACATGGCGCAGAAATTGCCGATGGCCTCGGCGATTAAGTCGCAGTACCCGGACGCTAATATAGACTTCATCATGAACAGGCCCCCGCAGAATTGGACAGCCCGAAACCAAGTATCGCAGGACGTGAACATTCAGGTTTTGCAGTGCCAGCCCTATGTGAGAAATTTATACTGGTACAACGTGAGGCACCCGTTACACTGCGCGAAATTGCTGTTTCAGCTCAGAATGAATCATTATGACCTCGGATTTGACCGGGACAGCGGAATAAACAACAGGGGAAAGAGGCCATCATTATGGATGTACCGCATAATGAGATGGGGGGGCGTGAAGAAAATCGCGGGCTACCTGAAGGATTATGCCGACATTTTTGTTGATGTCCCCGAAAGGACTCACTTTCTCGAACGCGACAGGCTCACCCTTAACGCCGCAGGAATCACAGCTCCCATGACAATAAAGACGATTGATGAGTCAAAACTTGATTTCAGTTTTCCGGGCTGTGAAAGACTGCGGGAGTCCCAGAAAATTGTCGGGCTTTCTGTCGGCACTAATTCTTATCCTTGGACGCTAGGCGGAAAAACAATCATGTACGATGTAAAGTCATGGCCCTATGAGAAATGGCGGGAGCTTGCCGGAATGCTGGCGGAGAAAAATATTGATGTCGTTATTCTCGGAGGCAAAAAGGAAATGAATGAGCTTGCCGAGAAAAATATAACTTTCCCCGAAAATGAACATATACATAACCTCATAGGACAAACGACGCTGAAACAGAGTCTTGCGGTTCTGAGTCTCTGCTCTCTTGCTGTCGGTGCTGAGGGCGGAATGATGCACTGCGCTTCCGGGCTTGGCGTGAAAACGCTGACGGTATTCGGAGGGTCAGACTATAAGATATGGACTCCTGCCGGAGGGGACATAGTGAGCTTGAATCTTCCCTGCTCCCCGTGCTTCTCCACACAGCGGGCGGCCGAATGCAAATATCACAGGTGCCTTGAGGAAATCGGCACTGATACAGTTTTCCGCAGGATTATGGAGCTATGA
- a CDS encoding glycosyltransferase family 9 protein: MSIKTLINKALIASDALLRAALRRKRKTALGKVLVIFQQALGDAVLISDSLREYPKIFAGYDVVFVARPSIIKFLKDVMPGADGLNFEAIDFKRFIEDYGYYREISGKYRGSAEILIVPASTPSAEIFSCANDSPRKIASVRPTDIKSSLLMFLLSKLSYTEKIRPDKNEMTLQRHRQLIHYLGNRDFLARLPRLKHEPKIIAEDHYCVICAGASKPERWWPAERFAEIADFLNDTYNMNVHLCGGQNEAEIAEKVQSLVKHPERVINHVGATSFAEWSSIVQHSDLVVANDSATAHLAAVHRVKTVCIIGAYEFVIFPYKVDVLEDGDRLPLCVYHHMPCEYCRDKGYFSGCLNSECLKRLNEGKCALCIDAVTADDVKNAIIKIMKEG, translated from the coding sequence ATGAGCATAAAGACTCTAATCAATAAAGCCCTTATAGCCTCTGACGCATTATTGAGGGCGGCTCTTAGGCGGAAAAGGAAAACAGCTCTCGGCAAAGTGCTGGTGATATTTCAGCAGGCTTTAGGAGATGCGGTGCTGATTAGTGATTCGCTGAGGGAGTACCCGAAAATTTTCGCGGGCTATGATGTCGTGTTCGTTGCGCGTCCGTCTATAATCAAATTCCTGAAAGACGTAATGCCCGGTGCTGACGGCCTGAATTTTGAGGCTATCGACTTCAAGCGATTCATTGAGGATTACGGGTATTACCGGGAAATCTCCGGGAAATACAGAGGGTCGGCGGAAATTCTGATAGTGCCAGCGTCGACTCCTTCAGCCGAAATATTTTCATGCGCCAATGATTCGCCCCGTAAAATTGCCTCAGTTCGTCCCACAGACATAAAAAGCTCCCTGCTAATGTTCCTCCTGTCAAAACTATCATACACCGAAAAAATCAGGCCCGACAAAAACGAGATGACATTACAGCGGCACCGTCAGTTAATCCATTATCTTGGGAACAGGGATTTTCTTGCCAGACTCCCGCGTCTGAAGCATGAGCCGAAAATCATCGCGGAGGATCATTACTGCGTCATCTGCGCCGGAGCATCAAAGCCCGAAAGATGGTGGCCCGCCGAGCGTTTCGCGGAAATTGCAGACTTTCTGAATGATACGTACAACATGAATGTTCACCTTTGCGGAGGACAGAATGAGGCCGAAATCGCAGAAAAAGTACAGTCCCTAGTGAAACATCCTGAGAGAGTAATAAATCATGTAGGGGCTACGAGTTTCGCGGAATGGTCATCAATCGTACAGCATTCAGATTTAGTTGTGGCAAATGACAGCGCAACAGCACACCTTGCCGCCGTACACAGGGTGAAAACTGTCTGTATAATAGGCGCGTATGAGTTCGTCATATTCCCGTACAAGGTTGATGTTCTTGAAGACGGAGACCGCCTGCCCCTTTGCGTGTATCATCACATGCCCTGCGAATATTGCCGGGACAAGGGATATTTTTCCGGATGCCTCAACAGTGAGTGCTTGAAGCGGCTAAATGAGGGGAAATGCGCGCTGTGTATTGACGCTGTTACGGCTGATGACGTAAAAAACGCGATAATCAAAATCATGAAAGAAGGATAA
- a CDS encoding transposase, translating to MPKDGYAPLIIQQFTIRNQIFTLPYSKQYGAIHSKLTVKVPPILEGKKVKYIRIIPINNARFFEIQYTYEAVTAQRELDKQKALAIDFGLNNLMTCATSEGQSFIIDGRRLKAINQWYNKVNARLASIKDKQNYGKKPTFRQRQLARKRKLRVNDYISKSCRKVINYCLLNGIGILVCGYNVTFQRDTHMGNVNNQNFVNIPYGEIRQKLEYLCELYGIEYHEQEESYTSKASFWDKDEMPIYNADNPQKYEFSGSRIHRGLYRTSTGFELNADVNGALNILRKSNVVPLIGLYSRGGLATPLRIRMPVYAGGNLKSNFLRTPCL from the coding sequence TTGCCTAAAGACGGGTATGCACCGTTAATCATTCAGCAGTTCACGATACGCAATCAGATATTCACACTGCCATATTCAAAGCAATACGGAGCTATTCATTCAAAACTTACGGTAAAAGTACCACCGATACTTGAAGGCAAGAAAGTTAAGTACATACGAATAATCCCGATAAATAACGCTAGGTTCTTTGAGATACAGTATACATACGAGGCTGTAACAGCTCAAAGGGAATTGGACAAACAAAAAGCACTTGCGATAGATTTCGGGCTAAACAACTTGATGACATGCGCGACAAGTGAGGGGCAGTCGTTCATAATAGACGGGCGGAGACTGAAAGCGATAAATCAATGGTACAACAAAGTGAATGCCAGACTAGCAAGCATAAAGGACAAGCAGAACTACGGCAAAAAGCCTACATTCAGACAGAGACAGCTTGCAAGAAAAAGAAAATTGCGCGTGAATGACTATATCTCTAAATCATGCAGGAAAGTCATAAATTACTGCCTTCTGAACGGTATCGGGATATTAGTTTGCGGATATAACGTAACATTCCAGAGAGACACGCATATGGGAAATGTGAACAATCAGAATTTCGTGAATATCCCATACGGAGAAATCCGGCAAAAGTTAGAGTATCTTTGCGAATTGTATGGGATTGAATATCATGAACAGGAAGAGAGTTACACGTCAAAGGCATCATTCTGGGACAAGGACGAAATGCCCATATACAACGCCGATAACCCGCAGAAATATGAATTTTCCGGCAGTCGCATTCACAGAGGATTGTACCGAACAAGCACAGGTTTTGAGTTAAATGCCGATGTAAATGGAGCATTGAACATACTCAGGAAAAGTAATGTTGTGCCCTTAATAGGGCTATACAGTAGGGGCGGACTGGCCACGCCCTTAAGAATAAGGATGCCTGTATATGCAGGTGGAAACTTAAAATCAAACTTCTTGAGAACCCCCTGCCTTTAG
- the gmhB gene encoding D-glycero-beta-D-manno-heptose 1,7-bisphosphate 7-phosphatase, producing the protein MGNRAVFLDRDGTINADKNYLYRAEDFEFLPGAVEALKLLQDSGYLLIIITNQSGIARGYYTEDDFRTLTEWMLGRLKEAGVNIARVYYCPHLPDAKIQEYRKICTCRKPETGLFEQAIRDYDIDMARSYAIGDKMRDCAICEKTPCRGFLIGGKSDSERVKTVSSLLEAAKIITGGES; encoded by the coding sequence ATGGGAAATAGGGCGGTATTTCTTGACCGGGACGGGACAATCAACGCCGACAAGAATTATCTGTACAGGGCGGAGGATTTCGAGTTCCTTCCCGGGGCTGTTGAGGCTCTGAAACTGTTGCAGGACTCCGGCTATCTTCTCATCATCATCACTAACCAGTCGGGAATAGCGCGAGGGTATTACACTGAGGACGACTTCAGGACTCTCACCGAATGGATGTTAGGCAGACTCAAAGAAGCGGGCGTGAATATCGCGAGGGTATATTACTGTCCGCACCTGCCTGACGCAAAAATCCAGGAGTACCGCAAAATCTGCACATGCCGGAAGCCTGAGACAGGACTTTTTGAGCAGGCAATAAGGGATTACGATATTGACATGGCCAGAAGCTATGCCATAGGGGACAAGATGAGGGACTGCGCCATATGTGAAAAGACTCCGTGCAGGGGATTTCTTATCGGCGGAAAATCTGACAGCGAAAGAGTCAAAACAGTCTCAAGCCTTCTTGAAGCGGCGAAAATCATAACAGGCGGTGAATCCTAA
- a CDS encoding SIS domain-containing protein, whose amino-acid sequence MHELICERINDSIKLKQSLLNDSALLENISRTADEIVTCIRNGGKLILCGNGGSASDALHFAGEIVGRFQKERTPWPAVVLNADVATMTAIANDYSYDDMFARQAEAHAQAGDILIGISTSGNSENVLRAVRAAKSKGAKTVALLGKDGGKIAHEADYPLIVRHNVTARVQECHICIIHILCEIAENILADGK is encoded by the coding sequence ATGCACGAATTAATATGCGAAAGAATCAACGACAGCATAAAGCTGAAGCAGTCCCTCCTGAATGACTCTGCCCTTCTCGAAAATATTTCCCGCACCGCAGATGAGATTGTTACATGTATCAGGAACGGCGGAAAATTAATCCTCTGCGGGAACGGCGGTTCAGCCTCGGACGCTCTCCACTTTGCCGGGGAAATTGTCGGCAGATTCCAGAAGGAGCGCACCCCGTGGCCTGCTGTCGTCCTGAATGCTGACGTTGCGACAATGACAGCAATCGCCAATGATTACTCGTATGATGACATGTTCGCACGCCAGGCGGAAGCACACGCCCAAGCCGGGGACATCCTCATAGGCATAAGCACGAGCGGAAATTCTGAGAACGTTCTCCGGGCGGTGAGGGCGGCAAAGTCAAAAGGCGCGAAAACTGTAGCCCTTCTCGGCAAAGACGGCGGAAAAATCGCTCATGAGGCAGATTACCCGCTCATAGTCCGCCATAATGTTACGGCGCGTGTTCAGGAGTGCCACATCTGTATCATTCACATACTCTGCGAGATTGCCGAAAACATTTTAGCCGATGGGAAATAG
- the rfaE2 gene encoding D-glycero-beta-D-manno-heptose 1-phosphate adenylyltransferase, which yields MPASLNDIKPGKILVAGDIMLDTYYTGDIKRISPEAPVPVFRKEKERSVLGGAANVAANLDAAEQKVYMMSVVGNDDAGSELAERFARMGIDTELIFRLEDRKTTVKTRFLAGNNQQVIRMDVEDSQPISENLCAEMLARLKEKMSAENFSIVLLSDYMKGLLTYDFTQGVIKLANEANIPAFVDVKDPKIEKYSGAFLLKPNLNELRTLTGINAQTDDEIIQAAEFLRVKGNHKYVLATCGPRGMVLAGENESYFIKSTAQEVFDVTGAGDTTIAYLAACMANGFDMHTCVDIANTAAGIQVSKVGTSLVYWREVRSAMSRKAIHVDEKLLTGKALQTFRKTHEEQRVVFTNGCFDILHAGHVKYLREAAKLGEVLVVGLNSDSSVKRLKGESRPINSQNDRAEILCALGFVDYVVIFEEDTPLNLIQVIQPDVLVKGGDYTPDKVVGADFVKSRGGELFLIPFVEGKSTTNIIRKIEAM from the coding sequence TTGCCAGCTTCATTGAATGACATAAAGCCCGGAAAAATTCTAGTTGCCGGGGATATTATGCTTGACACATATTACACCGGGGACATCAAAAGAATATCCCCTGAAGCCCCCGTGCCTGTGTTCAGGAAGGAAAAAGAGCGCAGTGTTCTCGGAGGAGCGGCCAACGTTGCGGCCAACCTCGACGCGGCAGAGCAGAAAGTCTACATGATGTCCGTTGTCGGGAATGATGACGCGGGCAGTGAGCTTGCCGAAAGATTCGCCAGGATGGGAATTGATACGGAGCTGATATTCAGGCTTGAGGACAGGAAAACGACCGTCAAAACGCGCTTCCTTGCGGGAAATAATCAGCAGGTTATACGGATGGACGTTGAAGACTCCCAGCCCATAAGCGAAAATCTCTGCGCTGAAATGCTCGCCCGTCTCAAAGAAAAAATGTCGGCGGAAAATTTCAGCATCGTTCTTTTGTCGGACTACATGAAAGGACTCCTGACTTACGATTTCACGCAGGGGGTAATAAAACTCGCGAATGAGGCAAATATCCCCGCATTTGTTGACGTGAAAGATCCCAAAATAGAGAAATACAGCGGGGCGTTCCTTCTCAAACCGAATTTGAACGAGCTGCGGACTCTCACGGGGATTAACGCGCAGACCGACGACGAAATCATACAGGCCGCCGAATTTCTCCGCGTAAAGGGGAATCATAAGTACGTCCTTGCTACCTGCGGGCCTCGCGGGATGGTTCTTGCGGGCGAAAATGAGTCGTACTTCATAAAGTCAACAGCTCAGGAAGTTTTTGACGTTACAGGCGCGGGCGACACGACAATAGCATATCTCGCCGCGTGCATGGCCAACGGTTTCGACATGCATACATGCGTTGACATCGCCAACACTGCCGCGGGGATTCAGGTCTCAAAAGTCGGAACGTCATTAGTCTACTGGCGTGAAGTAAGAAGCGCAATGAGCCGCAAAGCCATCCATGTAGACGAGAAATTATTGACGGGGAAAGCCCTTCAGACCTTCAGGAAAACACACGAGGAGCAGAGAGTCGTATTCACAAACGGGTGCTTTGACATTCTCCACGCCGGACACGTGAAATATCTCCGCGAGGCCGCAAAGCTCGGTGAGGTTCTCGTTGTCGGACTCAACAGCGACTCTTCCGTAAAACGCCTCAAAGGTGAATCCCGCCCGATAAACTCACAGAATGACAGAGCCGAAATTTTGTGCGCCCTCGGATTCGTCGACTATGTTGTGATATTCGAGGAAGATACCCCGCTGAACCTGATTCAGGTCATACAGCCCGATGTACTCGTGAAGGGCGGCGACTATACCCCGGACAAAGTTGTGGGCGCGGACTTTGTGAAATCACGCGGAGGGGAATTGTTCCTTATTCCGTTTGTAGAGGGAAAATCAACAACTAACATTATCAGAAAGATTGAGGCAATGTAA
- a CDS encoding VanZ family protein: MLRKLLILWHGRKFILSLTIIAAVISLAYAFYLPLIYKADCNFIPPNQYMNKLGVFVSLQDQSDRVGGLSNQSVVAESVTSSQMIMGLMKQNSVLDAITDRFSLMEVYKQKSRGKMREYIVKKLLELEEDAKSGIITVGFLDENPKRAADIANAFVEILQDKIVSLARHDAEQKRIFFEKQLFNARLYLDKVQNELIEYQEKLGGVTIPRAQMEATLRSITDLRQNIAAKQAEISAMRTYAPSTNPKLRAAISQLETMTKELERLEAVQRDSNPQLGVEYHRYETRVNTASRNYDSIMRKLEEARIDESQTFFQLQIVEYASPPDMKYKPSRARIVILGTFIGFLLGCFWVVFADFRKGLKKAVREYSEKNPEIFTDSEIPQSHEVIPGHDGDSPGFFRRVMVVAPVLLFMAVIALLTFQPPEGSDLLTAKFQMLASHFLGGNVPAWISDKLILRSVIHFFLYLPLGAAVYYVLRRFGVRGVRAVIPAVMISGAFGLADEAVKMFLPGREFDFADWLMDMAGSFVGVIIAAALGFLYSLLHSKKENALNEGGISA; the protein is encoded by the coding sequence TTGCTAAGAAAGCTGCTGATTCTTTGGCACGGGCGGAAATTTATATTATCATTGACAATCATCGCCGCTGTGATTTCGCTGGCCTATGCATTTTACCTCCCGCTTATCTATAAGGCTGACTGCAATTTTATTCCCCCGAACCAGTACATGAACAAACTCGGAGTATTCGTTAGCCTCCAAGATCAAAGCGACAGGGTCGGAGGACTCTCAAACCAGTCTGTAGTGGCTGAGTCCGTTACAAGCAGCCAGATGATTATGGGACTCATGAAGCAAAATTCAGTGCTTGACGCAATAACAGATCGCTTTTCCCTGATGGAAGTGTACAAACAGAAATCACGAGGAAAAATGCGCGAGTACATCGTGAAAAAACTTCTTGAGCTTGAGGAAGATGCCAAGAGCGGAATAATCACTGTCGGATTTCTTGACGAGAATCCCAAGAGAGCCGCAGATATAGCCAATGCTTTTGTTGAGATTTTGCAGGACAAAATAGTTTCGCTGGCACGGCATGACGCGGAGCAGAAGAGAATATTTTTTGAGAAACAGCTATTTAATGCCCGGCTTTATCTCGACAAAGTGCAGAATGAACTTATCGAGTATCAGGAAAAACTCGGCGGAGTAACTATCCCCCGCGCACAAATGGAAGCAACATTGCGCTCAATCACAGACCTTCGGCAGAACATCGCGGCAAAGCAGGCGGAAATCTCAGCGATGAGAACCTATGCCCCGTCAACAAACCCTAAACTCCGGGCGGCAATCTCACAGCTTGAGACGATGACGAAAGAGCTTGAGCGGCTCGAAGCAGTCCAGCGTGACTCAAACCCTCAATTAGGCGTGGAATATCACCGCTATGAGACGAGGGTCAACACGGCCTCAAGAAATTATGACTCCATCATGAGAAAACTTGAGGAAGCCCGGATTGATGAGTCTCAGACGTTCTTTCAGCTCCAGATTGTAGAGTATGCCTCCCCGCCGGATATGAAGTACAAGCCCAGCCGCGCAAGGATAGTAATTCTTGGGACATTTATCGGCTTCCTTCTTGGGTGCTTCTGGGTGGTATTCGCAGATTTCCGCAAAGGACTCAAAAAGGCCGTTAGGGAATATTCAGAGAAGAACCCCGAAATTTTCACGGACTCCGAAATTCCACAAAGCCATGAAGTTATCCCCGGCCATGACGGAGACAGCCCCGGATTTTTTCGGCGTGTTATGGTCGTTGCGCCTGTCCTGCTGTTTATGGCGGTCATTGCGCTTCTGACGTTCCAGCCCCCGGAGGGAAGCGATCTTCTTACGGCGAAATTTCAGATGCTTGCGTCTCACTTTCTGGGCGGGAATGTTCCTGCGTGGATTTCCGACAAGCTCATACTGCGGTCAGTGATTCATTTCTTCCTGTACCTACCATTAGGTGCGGCGGTGTATTACGTGCTTAGGCGGTTCGGCGTTCGGGGAGTCAGGGCAGTGATTCCGGCTGTGATGATTTCGGGGGCGTTCGGTCTTGCTGACGAGGCCGTGAAGATGTTTCTTCCCGGGCGTGAGTTCGATTTTGCTGACTGGCTTATGGACATGGCCGGGAGCTTTGTGGGCGTGATTATTGCGGCGGCTCTGGGCTTCCTGTATTCACTGCTTCACAGTAAGAAGGAAAATGCACTAAATGAAGGGGGCATATCAGCGTGA